CGCCGGCCAGGCCGTATATGAGCATGGGTACGAAATTGATTGGAGATGAGGAATCTTCGGTCGCAAGGAAGAAGGCCCCGATCAGCGTGTAGCCGGTAAGCAGGTGGAAGAGGGGCGGGGCGTACTTCTCCGCGTCGCTCAGGTTGAACAAAAGGGCCGCCAGGAAAACGCCCACGAGGAACGAAACAGCGATTTCCCAGCGGATGAATCCGCGCAGGATCAGATAGATGCCTCCGATGATCAACCCGAGGCCGAATGTGGCCCCGATCGCACCGGATTGGCCTGCCATGAGAAACCCCGTGACATCGTAGTCCGCAGCGGCGCCCGCCCCAAGGAATTTGACGGCGCTCAGGGGATAGATCATGTTGAAACCGAGATTGTAGTCAACCAGGGCGGCGTTGAATTCGACCAGGGATTTCCAGGAGAGCATCAGGATGGCCAACCCGACCAGGGGCGGATTGAGGGGGTTGCAGCCTACGCCGCCAAAGATCATTTTACCGATGACAACGGCCGCGAATGACCCGACGATGACAACCCACCACGTGACCCCGGCAGGCAACAACATGCCGAGGATCATCCCGATCACGGCGGCATCCAGATCTCCGATACTCACAGGGCGGCGGGCTGCGAGGTTGAAGAGCCACTCCCAGATCATAGCTGAGGCGACGCTCAGCGCCAGCACGGCCAGGGCGGGGATCCCGTACTGGTAAACGCCCATGGCGACCGCAGG
This portion of the Desulfatiglans anilini DSM 4660 genome encodes:
- a CDS encoding RnfABCDGE type electron transport complex subunit D, which encodes MLNQKLLVGSHAPFWHNGSSLSNKNANILLAALPAVAMGVYQYGIPALAVLALSVASAMIWEWLFNLAARRPVSIGDLDAAVIGMILGMLLPAGVTWWVVIVGSFAAVVIGKMIFGGVGCNPLNPPLVGLAILMLSWKSLVEFNAALVDYNLGFNMIYPLSAVKFLGAGAAADYDVTGFLMAGQSGAIGATFGLGLIIGGIYLILRGFIRWEIAVSFLVGVFLAALLFNLSDAEKYAPPLFHLLTGYTLIGAFFLATEDSSSPINFVPMLIYGLAGGVMTVLIRNIGAFVDGVVFAVLLLNAANPLLDKIRPKAMGRDIQNA